In Stutzerimonas stutzeri, a genomic segment contains:
- the treS gene encoding maltose alpha-D-glucosyltransferase: protein MAKARKPAAFIKDPLWYKDAVVYQVHLKSFYDSNNDGVGDFQGLIEKLDYIADLGVNTIWLLPFYPSPRRDDGYDIAEYRGVHPDYGTMADAKRFIAEAHKRGLRVITELVINHTSDQHPWFQRARKAKKGSAARDFYVWSDTDEKYDGTRIIFLDTEVSNWTWDPVAQQYFWHRFYSHQPDLNFDNPQVMKAVLSVMRYWLDLGIDGLRLDAIPYLVERDGTNNENLPETHVVLKQIRAEIDANYPDRMLLAEANQWPEDTQLYFGGEDGGLGDECHMAFHFPLMPRMYMALAQEDRFPITDILRQTPDIPENCQWAIFLRNHDELTLEMVTDKERDYLWNYYASDKRARINLGIRRRLAPLLERDRRRIELLNSLLLSMPGTPVIYYGDEIGMGDNIFLGDRDGVRTPMQWSVDRNGGFSRADPPSLVLPPIMDPLYGYQAINVEAQQRDPHSLLNWTRRLLSIRKQFKAFGRGTLKMLAPSNRRILAYVREFTTGTGETETIFCVANVSRSAQAAELELSHYAGMVPVEMVGGSAFPPIGQLPYLLTLPPFGFYWFQLATSHQMPSWHQEPVETMPDFQTLVLKRLDTLTTANKRILETESLPAYLPKRRWFASKDASINSIKICYSVPFGDPQKPVLLSEIAVDAGGRTDLYQLPLGFLGEADFDIALPQQLAMARVRRGPQVGLLTDAFALNQFVLGVIQGLREEQVLPCGDGEIRFQPMAQLAEMELPADAEVRYLTAEQSNSSAIIGGSMMIKVLRRVSAGMHPELEMGGFLTEQGFTHISAMLGQVSRFDKSGEQYALMVVQRFLDNQGDAWEWTLNTLDRAVRDQIAGGVSLHENQFSALEELEAFNRLLGQRLGEMHMTLAVQTDNQAFAAEPTKAADAKEWTQLISAQVEHALDLLQARRGDLDRKSTALVDQLLGQRKGLVAEVKRLADRTLGGLRTRVHGDLHLGQILVAQGDAYFIDFEGEPARSLEERRSKLSPFKDVAGVLRSFEYATAMTLRNAQSSDSSEAADLARRNISDTYQQSARNVFLEAYREATAQMPHAWKDDAGADAALALFSLEKTAYEVAYEAENRPAWLSVPLQGLAVLAQQISNGGS from the coding sequence ATGGCCAAAGCGCGTAAACCAGCCGCCTTTATCAAGGATCCTCTCTGGTACAAGGACGCGGTGGTCTATCAGGTCCACCTCAAATCGTTCTACGACTCGAACAACGACGGCGTCGGCGATTTTCAGGGCCTGATCGAGAAGCTCGATTACATAGCCGATCTCGGCGTCAACACCATTTGGCTGTTGCCATTCTATCCCTCGCCACGCCGTGATGACGGCTACGACATCGCCGAATACCGCGGTGTGCATCCCGACTACGGGACCATGGCCGACGCCAAGCGATTCATTGCAGAAGCGCACAAACGCGGGCTGCGGGTGATAACCGAATTGGTCATCAACCACACCTCGGACCAGCACCCTTGGTTCCAACGCGCGCGTAAGGCGAAGAAGGGTTCGGCTGCCCGGGACTTCTACGTCTGGTCGGATACGGACGAAAAGTACGACGGCACGCGGATCATCTTCCTCGACACTGAGGTCTCGAACTGGACCTGGGACCCCGTCGCCCAGCAGTACTTCTGGCACCGCTTCTATTCCCATCAGCCGGATCTCAATTTCGATAACCCGCAGGTTATGAAAGCGGTGCTCAGTGTGATGCGTTACTGGCTCGACCTGGGTATCGATGGGTTGCGGCTGGACGCGATCCCGTATCTCGTAGAGCGCGACGGCACTAACAACGAGAACCTGCCGGAAACCCATGTGGTGCTGAAGCAGATTCGCGCCGAGATCGATGCCAATTACCCGGACCGCATGCTCCTGGCAGAAGCCAACCAATGGCCGGAAGACACCCAGCTGTACTTTGGCGGCGAAGATGGCGGACTTGGCGATGAGTGCCACATGGCATTCCACTTTCCGCTGATGCCGCGCATGTACATGGCGCTGGCCCAGGAAGACCGTTTCCCGATTACCGATATTCTGCGCCAGACCCCGGACATTCCAGAGAACTGTCAGTGGGCGATCTTCCTGCGTAACCATGACGAACTGACGCTTGAAATGGTGACCGACAAGGAGCGCGACTACCTCTGGAACTACTACGCCTCGGACAAGCGCGCGCGGATCAATCTTGGCATTCGTCGGCGCCTGGCACCGTTGCTGGAGCGCGATCGCCGGCGCATCGAATTGCTCAACAGCCTGTTGCTGTCGATGCCTGGTACGCCGGTGATCTATTACGGTGACGAGATCGGCATGGGCGACAACATCTTCCTTGGTGATCGCGACGGGGTGCGCACGCCAATGCAGTGGTCGGTGGACCGCAACGGTGGTTTTTCTCGCGCCGACCCGCCAAGCCTGGTGCTGCCGCCGATCATGGACCCCTTGTATGGCTATCAGGCGATCAACGTCGAAGCGCAGCAGCGCGATCCGCATTCCTTGCTCAACTGGACGCGGCGTCTGCTGTCAATTCGTAAGCAATTCAAGGCGTTCGGCCGTGGCACGCTGAAAATGCTCGCACCCAGCAACCGCCGAATTCTCGCCTACGTCCGTGAGTTCACGACAGGTACCGGTGAAACCGAAACGATTTTCTGTGTCGCCAACGTTTCGCGATCTGCCCAAGCGGCAGAACTGGAACTGTCGCACTACGCCGGCATGGTGCCGGTGGAAATGGTCGGCGGCAGTGCGTTCCCGCCTATCGGCCAGTTGCCTTATCTTCTGACGTTGCCACCGTTCGGCTTCTACTGGTTCCAATTGGCGACCAGTCATCAGATGCCCAGCTGGCACCAGGAACCGGTGGAAACCATGCCTGACTTCCAAACTCTTGTGCTCAAGCGTCTGGACACGCTGACAACGGCGAACAAACGTATTCTTGAAACCGAGTCGCTTCCGGCTTACCTGCCGAAGCGGCGTTGGTTCGCCAGCAAGGATGCATCGATCAACTCGATCAAGATTTGCTACAGCGTGCCGTTTGGCGATCCCCAAAAGCCCGTGTTGCTGAGCGAAATCGCGGTCGATGCAGGCGGGCGCACTGACCTCTACCAACTGCCGCTGGGTTTCCTCGGCGAGGCGGATTTCGATATCGCGCTGCCGCAGCAACTGGCAATGGCGCGTGTCCGCCGCGGCCCACAGGTCGGTCTGCTGACCGATGCGTTCGCCCTCAACCAGTTCGTCCTGGGAGTCATCCAGGGGCTGCGCGAAGAGCAAGTGCTGCCATGTGGCGACGGCGAGATCCGCTTCCAGCCTATGGCACAGCTCGCCGAGATGGAATTGCCGGCCGATGCCGAGGTGCGTTACCTCACTGCAGAACAATCGAACAGCTCTGCGATCATCGGTGGCAGCATGATGATCAAAGTGCTTCGCCGAGTATCGGCCGGCATGCACCCTGAACTGGAAATGGGCGGCTTCCTGACCGAGCAGGGCTTCACGCATATCTCTGCGATGCTGGGCCAGGTGAGCCGCTTCGATAAGAGCGGCGAGCAGTACGCATTGATGGTTGTGCAACGCTTCCTCGACAACCAGGGCGATGCCTGGGAGTGGACGCTCAACACGCTGGATCGCGCAGTGCGCGACCAGATTGCCGGTGGCGTTTCGCTGCATGAGAACCAGTTCAGTGCGCTGGAAGAACTCGAGGCCTTCAATAGGTTGCTTGGCCAGCGTCTCGGCGAAATGCACATGACCTTGGCGGTGCAGACCGACAACCAGGCGTTTGCCGCCGAACCCACCAAAGCGGCCGACGCGAAGGAGTGGACTCAGTTGATCTCTGCGCAGGTCGAGCATGCGCTTGATCTGCTGCAGGCTCGTCGGGGCGATCTGGATCGTAAATCCACAGCGCTGGTGGATCAGCTGCTTGGCCAGCGCAAGGGGTTGGTGGCCGAGGTCAAGCGACTCGCTGATCGAACCCTCGGCGGGTTGCGTACACGCGTCCACGGCGACTTGCACCTCGGCCAGATCCTGGTTGCGCAGGGCGACGCGTATTTCATCGACTTCGAAGGCGAACCTGCGCGTTCGCTAGAAGAGCGGCGTAGCAAGCTGAGCCCGTTCAAAGACGTTGCGGGCGTACTGCGCTCTTTCGAGTACGCCACGGCAATGACCCTGCGCAACGCTCAATCCAGCGACAGCTCAGAAGCGGCTGACCTGGCGCGACGCAATATTTCCGACACCTACCAACAGAGCGCACGTAACGTCTTTCTCGAGGCCTATCGCGAGGCAACAGCGCAAATGCCGCACGCCTGGAAAGATGACGCCGGTGCCGATGCTGCGCTGGCACTCTTCAGCCTGGAAAAGACCGCGTATGAAGTGGCCTATGAAGCAGAGAACCGCCCGGCCTGGCTGTCTGTCCCATTGCAAGGGCTCGCAGTTCTGGCACAACAGATTTCCAATGGAGGTTCCTAA